One Pseudodesulfovibrio cashew DNA window includes the following coding sequences:
- the asnB gene encoding asparagine synthase (glutamine-hydrolyzing) — MCGIAGFFQPGGTTRPETLAPVLARLTHRGPDHQQTWSRDGIELGHARLSILDLSENGHQPIIDPVTGNAIVVNGEIYNFQVLREELRTKGYEFKSTGDSEVLLHLYAEYGEACLPMLRGMFAFAIWDNRERKLVIGRDRMGKKPLFYADTPSGFAFASEIRALSAHPAVSRDIDVEAMDLFLSTGSVPAPWSIYTAIRKLPPAHYGVVTRDGLSIKRYWALDFRQKIECGEEEALETIQAHLEEATRLRLVSDVPLGALLSGGVDSSLVVALMAKMSAEPVQTFTVGFEEKKYDETEHAAKVARHLGVEHHVEVLKPAGFEEMLPSVVRQYGEPFSDDASLASMLLSRATRRHVTVALGGDGGDELALGYSSYTHAGTACRLNRLLKGKPLSRDKVHALFADNAPWAELRRKAAFRLLRPELKHLLRTERAMDAHKKRIYANETATRLDNLAFDWMYDLSRDSYGHADNPVERMLWMDNVNCLPDTLLVKMDIASMAYGLEVRSPLLDHVLIEYMAGLPVELKIKNGETKYLLKKLAEKFIPKDVLYRPKQGFSMPVTRWIRGSAAEFTREAMSQAAPFFGKYFDTAALDSVVEEHITGRKNHKNLVWNLLNLALWAAAHQAGEV; from the coding sequence ATGTGCGGCATAGCCGGTTTCTTCCAGCCTGGCGGGACCACCCGGCCGGAGACACTGGCTCCGGTGCTTGCGCGCCTCACCCATCGTGGACCGGACCACCAGCAGACCTGGTCCAGGGATGGCATTGAACTGGGCCACGCCAGACTCTCCATCCTCGATCTCTCGGAAAACGGGCACCAGCCCATCATCGACCCGGTTACGGGCAACGCCATCGTGGTCAACGGCGAGATCTACAATTTTCAAGTCCTGCGCGAAGAGTTGCGGACCAAAGGATACGAATTCAAGTCCACGGGTGACAGCGAAGTCCTGCTCCATCTCTATGCCGAATACGGGGAGGCCTGCCTGCCCATGTTGCGGGGCATGTTCGCCTTCGCAATCTGGGATAACCGCGAGCGCAAGCTGGTCATCGGGCGGGACCGTATGGGCAAGAAGCCGCTCTTTTACGCCGACACTCCGTCCGGCTTCGCCTTCGCCTCGGAAATACGTGCGTTATCCGCCCACCCCGCCGTGTCCCGAGACATCGACGTCGAAGCCATGGACCTCTTTCTGAGCACAGGCAGCGTCCCCGCCCCCTGGTCCATCTATACCGCCATACGCAAGCTGCCTCCCGCTCACTACGGCGTGGTCACACGTGACGGGTTGAGTATCAAACGCTACTGGGCCCTCGACTTCAGGCAAAAGATCGAATGCGGTGAAGAAGAGGCGCTGGAGACCATCCAGGCACACTTGGAGGAAGCCACACGGCTCAGGCTCGTCAGCGACGTGCCGCTGGGAGCATTATTGTCGGGCGGCGTGGACTCCAGCCTGGTGGTGGCGCTCATGGCGAAAATGAGCGCAGAACCGGTGCAAACCTTCACCGTCGGCTTCGAAGAAAAAAAATACGACGAGACCGAGCACGCTGCCAAGGTCGCCCGCCATCTCGGGGTGGAGCATCACGTGGAGGTGCTCAAGCCAGCCGGTTTCGAGGAAATGCTGCCCTCGGTGGTCCGCCAGTACGGCGAACCCTTTTCGGACGACGCCTCCCTGGCCTCGATGCTCCTGAGCCGAGCCACCCGCCGCCACGTGACCGTGGCCCTGGGCGGTGACGGCGGAGACGAACTCGCCCTGGGCTACTCGTCCTATACCCACGCAGGGACGGCCTGCCGCCTGAACCGTCTGCTCAAGGGCAAGCCGCTGTCCAGAGACAAAGTCCATGCCTTGTTCGCGGACAACGCCCCCTGGGCAGAGCTGCGGCGCAAGGCCGCCTTCCGCCTGCTTCGACCGGAGCTCAAACATTTGCTCCGCACCGAGCGCGCCATGGACGCCCACAAGAAGCGCATCTACGCCAACGAAACCGCGACAAGGCTGGACAACCTGGCCTTTGACTGGATGTACGACCTCTCACGAGACTCCTACGGTCACGCCGACAATCCGGTGGAAAGGATGCTCTGGATGGACAACGTCAACTGCCTGCCGGATACGCTGCTGGTCAAGATGGACATCGCCTCCATGGCCTACGGGCTGGAGGTGCGGTCCCCTTTGCTCGACCATGTGCTCATCGAATACATGGCCGGACTTCCGGTCGAACTGAAGATAAAAAACGGCGAGACCAAATATCTGCTGAAGAAACTGGCGGAGAAATTCATCCCGAAGGATGTCCTCTATCGTCCCAAGCAGGGCTTTTCCATGCCCGTGACGCGATGGATCAGAGGATCGGCGGCGGAATTTACCCGCGAAGCCATGAGCCAGGCGGCTCCGTTTTTCGGAAAATATTTCGACACGGCGGCGCTGGACAGCGTGGTTGAGGAACACATCACCGGAAGGAAGAATCACAAAAACCTGGTCTGGAACCTGCTCAACCTCGCCCTGTGGGCCGCCGCGCACCAGGCGGGCGAAGTCTAG
- a CDS encoding FeoA family protein yields MGNSICLRKAKVNQKLKILTVSAEGELGRRIRDLGLIPGTECKVIGKAPLKDPVALRLKDFTLTLRNSEADHITVTPLED; encoded by the coding sequence ATGGGAAATTCCATCTGCCTGCGCAAGGCTAAAGTGAACCAGAAACTCAAAATCCTGACCGTATCCGCCGAAGGAGAACTGGGACGCCGCATCCGTGATCTGGGCCTCATTCCCGGAACGGAATGCAAGGTCATAGGCAAGGCGCCTCTCAAGGACCCGGTGGCGCTCCGCCTCAAGGACTTCACTCTCACGCTGCGCAACAGCGAAGCCGACCATATCACCGTCACCCCTCTGGAGGACTAG
- a CDS encoding Hpt domain-containing protein: protein MDGRNPIVEMIDPALEQLMERFFDSSHKDVDQMRMFLEAEDYSGLARLGHTAKGTGYGYGFRGMGDIGCHLETAARNEDRQGCAEHISRMKHYLDNVKVEFRK, encoded by the coding sequence ATGGATGGTCGAAACCCTATTGTCGAAATGATCGACCCCGCCCTGGAACAATTGATGGAACGGTTTTTCGACAGTTCTCACAAGGACGTCGATCAGATGAGGATGTTTCTCGAGGCCGAGGATTATTCCGGGCTCGCAAGACTCGGCCATACGGCCAAGGGGACCGGTTACGGCTACGGCTTTCGCGGCATGGGAGACATCGGATGCCATCTCGAGACGGCGGCTCGCAATGAGGATCGACAGGGATGTGCGGAGCATATTTCGCGCATGAAGCATTACCTGGACAACGTCAAGGTTGAATTCCGCAAATAA
- a CDS encoding transferase: MRFAQSVDDIKELVVRQLENMWCVDRKKNSTQLFQAVDVTIKRCERCFRDCVSKHLVEDGEPIFNTEYSNLYCIFLYYLSNSLYEEFENASLAARVYQLNKALHGVDMFYEVKLPDVFHLSHPLGSVLGRATYSDYFFFIQNVTVGGNRGRYPVFGKNVTLWSGVTVIGDTHIGKNCIISSRSFLKDEVIPDNSLVFGRSPNIVIKTKEESYFLNKNHFNTKSLH; encoded by the coding sequence ATGCGGTTTGCACAGTCTGTAGATGATATTAAGGAGCTTGTGGTCCGGCAGCTGGAGAATATGTGGTGTGTTGATCGTAAAAAGAACAGTACACAATTATTCCAGGCTGTTGATGTGACGATTAAACGATGTGAAAGATGCTTCAGGGATTGTGTAAGCAAGCACCTTGTTGAAGATGGCGAGCCTATTTTTAATACGGAGTATTCTAACCTTTATTGCATTTTCTTGTATTATTTGTCGAACTCGCTTTATGAAGAGTTTGAAAATGCCTCTTTGGCAGCAAGAGTCTATCAGCTAAACAAAGCTCTTCATGGCGTTGACATGTTCTATGAAGTGAAATTGCCTGACGTGTTCCATCTGAGCCATCCTCTCGGTTCTGTTTTAGGACGGGCTACCTATTCAGACTATTTCTTTTTTATCCAGAATGTCACTGTCGGCGGAAATCGTGGTAGGTATCCCGTTTTTGGAAAGAATGTCACGCTCTGGAGTGGAGTGACGGTCATAGGGGATACTCATATAGGGAAAAATTGTATCATCTCTTCAAGGTCCTTTTTGAAGGATGAAGTAATTCCGGATAATTCTCTGGTTTTTGGGCGTTCGCCAAATATTGTTATCAAGACAAAAGAGGAAAGCTATTTTTTGAATAAAAATCACTTCAATACAAAAAGCTTGCATTGA
- a CDS encoding PilZ domain-containing protein, translated as MNTKILLVAEEGEARSAYTGVLSKLGVEYDCIASPDEMTDTLINGVYNGLLVDVPTMIRCECEDKNRITRIMERFPVLRLMYNSRFGGIRGLAHGGTMRDNRSLSEFIQDECIPFTPRSIRVAERHDLVFNVLLLKDIDMEEMQAERTVTINVSEHGCFVYSVDQWEAASPAWLVVNEFEDKTPIELKVRWCSHWGKAMRLPGIGASFESMTTHQYVQLHSYL; from the coding sequence GTGAACACGAAAATATTACTGGTTGCCGAGGAGGGCGAGGCCCGCTCGGCCTATACCGGCGTCCTGAGCAAACTGGGCGTCGAATACGATTGTATTGCCTCACCGGACGAGATGACCGACACGCTCATCAACGGGGTCTATAATGGCCTGCTGGTGGATGTGCCGACCATGATTCGTTGCGAGTGCGAGGACAAGAACCGGATCACGCGCATCATGGAGCGGTTTCCCGTTCTGCGTCTAATGTACAACTCCCGGTTTGGCGGGATTCGCGGTCTGGCCCACGGCGGGACCATGCGGGACAACAGGAGCCTGAGCGAATTCATTCAGGACGAATGCATACCGTTTACCCCGCGCTCCATTCGAGTGGCGGAGCGGCATGACCTGGTCTTCAATGTCCTGTTGCTCAAGGACATCGACATGGAAGAGATGCAGGCCGAGCGCACCGTGACCATCAACGTCTCGGAGCACGGCTGCTTCGTGTATTCCGTGGACCAGTGGGAAGCCGCCAGCCCGGCCTGGCTGGTGGTCAACGAGTTCGAGGACAAGACGCCCATCGAGCTCAAGGTTCGCTGGTGCAGCCATTGGGGCAAGGCCATGCGTCTGCCCGGTATCGGCGCGAGTTTCGAATCGATGACGACGCACCAGTACGTGCAATTGCACTCCTACCTCTAG
- a CDS encoding FeoB-associated Cys-rich membrane protein — protein MYDTILVGAIILAAVFFVARRLYRQFTAKSGCGCSGCGKDSSCSSAHDNNCCTGCGELR, from the coding sequence ATGTATGACACCATTCTTGTAGGCGCCATTATATTGGCCGCCGTCTTCTTCGTCGCACGTCGCCTATACAGGCAGTTCACGGCAAAGTCCGGTTGCGGATGTAGCGGTTGCGGTAAGGATTCATCCTGCTCCTCCGCACATGACAACAACTGTTGTACCGGCTGCGGAGAGCTCCGCTGA
- a CDS encoding RidA family protein, whose amino-acid sequence MTISFIHTDNAPAAVGPYSQATQSGGSLYVSGQLGIIPGEEKLANGFEAQARQALSNLKAILEEGGSSLDKVLSVDVFVTDMGRFAELNAIYAEFFGDHKPARAAIEVGGLPLGGLVELKCIALAK is encoded by the coding sequence ATGACCATCTCCTTCATCCACACCGACAACGCACCGGCCGCCGTGGGTCCCTATTCCCAAGCCACCCAATCGGGCGGCTCCCTGTATGTGTCCGGCCAGCTGGGCATCATTCCCGGCGAAGAGAAACTGGCCAATGGCTTCGAGGCCCAGGCCCGGCAGGCCCTGTCCAACCTCAAGGCCATCCTGGAGGAAGGCGGCTCAAGCCTGGACAAGGTCCTGTCCGTAGACGTCTTTGTCACCGACATGGGCCGCTTCGCGGAACTGAACGCCATCTATGCCGAATTCTTCGGGGATCACAAACCGGCTCGGGCCGCAATTGAGGTCGGCGGGCTCCCCCTTGGCGGTCTGGTGGAACTCAAGTGCATCGCCTTGGCAAAATAA
- a CDS encoding glycosyltransferase family 9 protein: protein MIELATYTPKRILACQLRQIGDVVLFTPCLRLLRKRYPDAAIHVLTEKKCVPILENNPNVDHIWPIDRKALKNPLKALAYYAKVGRAGYDLIVDFQQLPRTKWVVRLSNAPVRLTFTPPWYNRFGYTHWTTMDRAYAAIAKASVLKPLGVEWDGLPPEMFMTEVEMAWADAYLAGIGFGDAPFLAVDPSHRRETRRWPASYFARLVNLIRERHPAMRALILWGPGERELAERVAGEIGEAAVVPDELQSLREMAAVQKRAALHIGNCSAPRHMAIAVGTPSLVMHGATGPGAWCFPSREHISLNKKLPCQPCNSNDCEHRNCLKQLLPEECLPSALELLDLSVGS, encoded by the coding sequence ATGATCGAGCTGGCAACGTATACCCCCAAACGCATCCTGGCCTGCCAACTGCGCCAGATAGGCGATGTGGTCCTGTTCACCCCCTGCCTTCGCCTGTTGCGCAAGAGGTATCCGGACGCGGCCATCCACGTGTTGACCGAAAAGAAGTGCGTCCCCATTCTGGAAAATAATCCTAACGTGGACCATATCTGGCCCATCGACAGGAAGGCGCTCAAGAATCCGTTAAAGGCACTGGCCTATTATGCCAAGGTCGGCAGGGCCGGGTACGACCTGATCGTCGATTTCCAGCAACTGCCGCGCACCAAGTGGGTGGTACGACTCTCCAACGCTCCGGTGCGGCTGACCTTCACGCCGCCGTGGTATAATCGGTTCGGTTACACCCACTGGACGACCATGGACAGGGCCTATGCCGCTATTGCCAAGGCAAGCGTGCTCAAGCCCCTTGGCGTCGAGTGGGACGGGTTGCCTCCCGAAATGTTCATGACTGAAGTGGAAATGGCGTGGGCAGATGCGTACCTTGCCGGAATCGGCTTTGGGGATGCTCCGTTCTTGGCCGTGGACCCGAGCCACCGGCGCGAGACCCGACGCTGGCCCGCGTCCTATTTTGCCCGGCTCGTGAATCTGATCCGGGAACGCCATCCCGCCATGCGCGCCCTCATACTCTGGGGCCCTGGCGAGCGGGAGCTGGCCGAACGCGTGGCAGGCGAGATCGGCGAAGCCGCCGTAGTTCCCGACGAACTCCAGTCTCTGAGGGAAATGGCCGCCGTACAGAAGCGGGCGGCACTGCACATCGGCAACTGTTCCGCTCCCAGGCACATGGCCATCGCGGTGGGCACGCCGTCTCTGGTCATGCACGGCGCCACCGGCCCGGGTGCCTGGTGCTTCCCCTCCAGGGAGCACATCAGCCTGAACAAGAAATTGCCATGTCAGCCCTGCAACTCCAACGATTGCGAACATCGCAACTGCCTGAAGCAGCTCCTCCCGGAAGAGTGTCTGCCGTCGGCACTTGAGTTGCTTGATTTGAGCGTTGGAAGCTAA
- the feoB gene encoding ferrous iron transport protein B has translation MASYTLGIAGNPNCGKTTMFNALTGARQHVANWPGVTVEKKVGHIEARGHSLELVDLPGTYSLTAYTQEELVARNFLVDERPEVVIDVMNADALERNLYLAVQIMELGVPLVLGLNMMDEVRKSGKAIDSARLSKLTGCAVVETVARNESGTRELLDAALALAEEKKGAWSPLNISYGPDLDPVLDEMTRMITEENFLTDRVPARWTGIKYLERDEDVVIKGRLANTALSDKLEAMAKEVGAHTQKTLNAQPDALIADHRYGFIAGMIKDVVSYPVLDEDRISRSDQMDKVLTHTVLGPLIMLGIIYLIYKVTFSVGEIPMGWLEMFFGWLGDTATNILPEGHLRSLVVSGIIDGVGGVLGFVPLIMFMFLMISALEDSGYIARMAYMLDRIFKIFGLHGTSVLPFIVSGGIAGGCAVPGVMATRTLRSPKEKLATLFVTPYMTCGAKVPVFLMLTAAFFPENSATVMLGITLTAWAMALIVARILRSTVIRGESTPFVMELPPYRMPTLRGVLIHTWERTWEYAKKAGTVILGISILIWAMMTFPQLPQERLDHYAQLRAAAQTEEQTTEIDNSEAEEAVRNTIAGRIGTALEPVSELAGFNWRVNIALTGGFAAKEVIVSTLATAYSLGELDVEEAQPLSERLVKDPQFTVASAIALIVFTMLYAPCFVTVVTMARESSWSWAAFSVVGSTTLAFAMAILSYHVAGAFL, from the coding sequence ATGGCCAGCTACACTCTCGGTATCGCAGGCAATCCCAACTGCGGCAAGACGACCATGTTCAACGCCCTGACAGGCGCACGACAGCACGTGGCCAACTGGCCCGGTGTCACCGTGGAGAAAAAGGTCGGGCACATCGAGGCAAGGGGCCACTCCCTTGAACTGGTGGACCTCCCCGGCACTTACTCGCTCACCGCCTATACCCAGGAAGAACTGGTGGCCCGGAACTTTCTGGTGGACGAACGCCCCGAGGTCGTCATCGACGTCATGAACGCCGACGCCCTGGAGCGTAACCTTTACCTGGCCGTGCAGATCATGGAGCTGGGCGTACCCCTGGTCCTTGGGCTGAACATGATGGACGAGGTCCGCAAGAGCGGAAAGGCCATCGACAGCGCGCGCCTGTCCAAGCTGACCGGCTGCGCAGTGGTGGAGACCGTTGCCCGCAACGAGTCCGGCACCAGGGAGCTGCTCGATGCCGCCCTGGCTCTGGCCGAGGAGAAAAAAGGCGCCTGGTCGCCCCTGAACATCTCCTACGGCCCGGATCTCGACCCCGTGCTTGACGAAATGACCCGGATGATCACCGAGGAAAACTTTCTCACGGACAGGGTTCCTGCCCGATGGACCGGCATCAAGTACCTGGAACGGGACGAAGACGTGGTCATCAAGGGACGTCTGGCCAATACAGCCCTCTCGGACAAACTCGAGGCCATGGCCAAGGAAGTGGGCGCACACACGCAAAAGACCCTCAACGCCCAGCCCGACGCCCTCATCGCAGATCACCGCTACGGCTTCATCGCAGGCATGATCAAGGACGTGGTCTCCTATCCCGTGCTCGACGAGGACCGAATCTCCCGCTCGGACCAGATGGACAAGGTTCTCACCCATACCGTGCTCGGGCCGTTGATCATGCTCGGCATCATCTATCTCATATATAAAGTGACCTTCTCCGTGGGCGAAATTCCCATGGGCTGGCTCGAAATGTTTTTCGGCTGGCTTGGGGACACAGCCACCAACATCCTTCCCGAAGGACACCTGCGCTCGCTGGTGGTCTCCGGCATCATCGATGGCGTGGGCGGCGTACTCGGCTTCGTCCCGCTGATCATGTTCATGTTTCTGATGATCTCGGCCCTGGAGGACTCGGGCTACATCGCGCGCATGGCCTACATGCTCGACCGCATCTTCAAGATATTCGGCCTGCACGGCACTTCGGTGCTGCCATTCATCGTCTCCGGCGGCATCGCGGGCGGCTGCGCCGTACCCGGCGTCATGGCCACCCGCACCCTGCGCTCGCCAAAGGAAAAGCTCGCCACCTTATTCGTCACTCCCTACATGACCTGCGGCGCCAAGGTCCCGGTTTTCCTCATGCTCACCGCCGCTTTCTTTCCGGAGAACTCTGCCACGGTCATGCTCGGCATCACCCTGACCGCCTGGGCCATGGCCCTGATCGTGGCCCGCATCCTGCGCTCCACCGTAATCAGGGGCGAGTCCACCCCGTTCGTCATGGAGTTGCCGCCCTACCGCATGCCCACCCTGCGCGGCGTGCTCATCCATACCTGGGAACGCACCTGGGAGTACGCCAAGAAGGCGGGCACCGTCATCCTCGGCATCTCCATCCTCATCTGGGCCATGATGACCTTCCCGCAGCTGCCCCAGGAACGGCTGGACCATTACGCGCAGCTGCGTGCCGCTGCCCAGACAGAAGAGCAGACCACCGAGATCGACAACAGCGAAGCCGAAGAGGCCGTGCGCAACACCATCGCCGGACGCATCGGCACCGCTCTGGAGCCCGTTTCCGAACTGGCCGGATTCAACTGGCGGGTGAACATCGCCCTGACCGGCGGCTTCGCGGCCAAGGAGGTCATCGTCTCCACCCTGGCCACAGCCTACTCCCTGGGCGAGCTCGACGTGGAAGAGGCCCAGCCCCTGTCCGAACGGTTGGTGAAGGACCCGCAGTTCACCGTGGCCTCGGCCATCGCCCTGATCGTCTTCACCATGCTCTACGCCCCGTGCTTCGTCACCGTGGTGACCATGGCCCGCGAATCGAGCTGGTCCTGGGCCGCCTTCAGCGTGGTTGGCTCAACCACCCTCGCCTTTGCCATGGCAATCCTCAGCTACCACGTGGCAGGAGCATTCCTGTAA
- a CDS encoding 2-amino-3,7-dideoxy-D-threo-hept-6-ulosonate synthase, whose amino-acid sequence MHLGKAIRMERIMNRNNGRTIVVPIDHGVTVGPIYGLVDLRDTVNQVAEGGANATLMHKGIPRCSHRAGGKDIGLIIHLSGSTSLSPTPNAKSLVGTVTDALKLGADAVSLHINLGDATETQMLADLGAVCSEANEWGMPVLAMMYARGPKIKDEYAPEVVAHCARVGVELGADIVKVNYTGDPKTFSRVVDGCCVPVVIAGGPKLDSDRDLVQMVYDSIQAGGSGLSVGRNIFQHKSPAKIVAALNKVVHEDWDVDAAMELL is encoded by the coding sequence ATGCATTTGGGTAAAGCGATCAGAATGGAACGGATCATGAACCGCAACAACGGACGCACCATCGTCGTCCCCATCGACCACGGCGTCACCGTCGGCCCCATCTACGGGCTGGTGGACCTGCGTGACACCGTGAACCAGGTGGCTGAGGGCGGGGCCAACGCCACGCTCATGCACAAGGGCATCCCCCGCTGCTCCCATCGTGCCGGCGGCAAGGACATCGGGCTGATCATCCATCTGTCCGGCTCCACTTCCCTTTCCCCCACTCCCAACGCCAAATCCCTCGTCGGCACCGTGACCGATGCGCTCAAGCTCGGCGCGGACGCGGTCTCCCTGCACATCAACCTCGGCGACGCCACCGAGACGCAGATGTTGGCGGACCTCGGCGCGGTCTGCTCCGAAGCCAACGAGTGGGGCATGCCCGTCCTGGCCATGATGTATGCCCGAGGCCCCAAGATCAAAGACGAGTACGCCCCCGAAGTCGTGGCCCACTGCGCGCGCGTGGGCGTGGAGCTGGGCGCTGACATCGTCAAGGTCAACTACACCGGCGACCCCAAAACCTTCTCCCGCGTGGTGGACGGCTGCTGCGTACCCGTGGTCATCGCGGGCGGCCCCAAGCTCGACAGCGACCGCGACCTGGTGCAGATGGTCTACGACTCCATCCAGGCGGGCGGCTCCGGTCTGTCCGTGGGCCGGAACATCTTCCAGCACAAAAGCCCGGCCAAGATCGTGGCGGCGCTCAACAAGGTCGTGCATGAAGACTGGGACGTGGACGCGGCCATGGAGCTGCTGTAA
- a CDS encoding murein transglycosylase domain-containing protein: protein MLHTWRTCLLLCLALALGSCSRYDAVRIARAAATGSPAAAAEALARDKAIGYATNPAALGSDIKRFTETVNAFIEAVASVWGEDDVQLPAPKQYVKYTDNYLSRASVDFDTGRITVETVDDKAPLATLKNAIITTLLTPGDPRAVDLYSAKTVKLGETPFLLGEVKDHEGKDIRWAWRAERFADYLIATRLSSREVDGKTARAVSFDMVRDHLDIRARKYQDTVLANAKRFDISPNLIFAIMKVESDFNPFAVSQAMAVGLMQVVPSTAGSDVYRFLNGHDGTPRRDKLFVPSTNILYGSAYLHLLDTRFLGAINNPVSREYCVIAGYNGGAGGVLKTFSRDRDEAADRINSLPPAQVYSTLRTRLPHDETRRYLLKVLDAKKHFVNF, encoded by the coding sequence GTGTTGCACACTTGGAGAACATGCCTCCTGCTCTGCCTCGCCCTGGCCCTCGGGTCCTGCTCGCGGTATGATGCCGTGCGCATCGCCAGAGCTGCGGCAACGGGCAGCCCTGCGGCCGCAGCCGAGGCCCTGGCGCGCGACAAGGCCATCGGCTACGCGACCAATCCGGCAGCCCTCGGGAGCGACATCAAACGCTTCACAGAGACGGTCAACGCCTTCATCGAGGCGGTGGCTTCGGTCTGGGGCGAGGACGACGTCCAACTGCCCGCGCCCAAGCAATACGTCAAATACACCGACAACTACCTCTCCCGCGCCAGCGTGGACTTCGACACGGGCCGGATTACCGTTGAGACCGTGGACGACAAGGCACCGCTCGCCACCCTGAAAAACGCCATTATCACTACATTGCTCACCCCCGGCGATCCTCGGGCCGTGGACCTCTACTCCGCCAAGACGGTCAAGCTCGGCGAGACGCCCTTCCTGCTCGGCGAGGTCAAGGATCATGAGGGCAAGGATATCCGTTGGGCATGGCGGGCCGAGCGGTTCGCCGACTATCTCATCGCCACGCGGCTGAGCTCGCGCGAGGTCGACGGCAAGACCGCCCGCGCCGTCTCCTTCGATATGGTCAGGGACCACCTGGACATCCGGGCAAGGAAATACCAAGACACCGTCCTGGCCAACGCAAAGCGTTTCGACATCAGCCCCAATCTCATCTTCGCCATCATGAAGGTGGAATCCGACTTCAACCCGTTCGCGGTCAGCCAGGCCATGGCCGTCGGGCTCATGCAGGTGGTGCCGTCCACGGCCGGAAGCGACGTCTACCGCTTCCTCAATGGGCATGACGGCACGCCTCGGCGAGACAAACTCTTTGTCCCATCCACGAACATCCTCTATGGCAGCGCATACCTGCACCTGCTCGACACCCGTTTCCTGGGAGCAATAAACAATCCCGTGTCACGCGAGTACTGCGTCATCGCCGGATACAACGGCGGCGCAGGTGGGGTGCTCAAAACCTTTAGCAGGGACAGGGACGAAGCAGCGGACCGCATCAACTCGCTACCCCCCGCCCAGGTCTATTCCACCCTGCGCACCAGGCTGCCCCACGATGAAACGCGGCGCTACCTGCTCAAGGTCCTTGACGCCAAAAAGCATTTCGTTAATTTTTAA